The following coding sequences lie in one Maledivibacter sp. genomic window:
- a CDS encoding oligosaccharide flippase family protein — translation METENFTRKLMESFLGNVATFLLNMLFPFVVTKLYGADILGKYTYGYSVVMMTIFLASLGLDMGMLYFIPREGNKYITASFILNFISSSFIILVLLIFNRDNTVRAMLPLIWFLSAEQMFFALYRAKQNIQEFFWVKILSSLGLKIIFTCIFFYLYGVNSLNIIIATYISTGISLLFYFIKQKKMFGEFLITKEVIGYSLPLVVGSMMSVIINNIDMIMIGNILNKQEVAIYDVAAKFATFPSILLTVFNTVFPPIVAKLYHDGELDKLRSMYKGSARTLAAISSAIILLMIIFRQNILAYFGPDFIRGQYVIVFRGIGQLINASVGSVWYIVCMTGRPKVNMVGKILAASINTVLNLILIPIWGISGAALASMIAVGFVNILGYSIVKRILNVKVFGIV, via the coding sequence ATGGAAACTGAAAATTTTACTCGAAAGCTTATGGAATCTTTTTTAGGGAACGTCGCTACATTTCTATTAAATATGCTATTCCCATTTGTGGTTACAAAACTATATGGTGCTGATATACTAGGAAAATATACCTATGGGTATTCTGTAGTTATGATGACGATTTTCTTGGCATCATTAGGACTGGATATGGGGATGCTTTATTTTATACCTAGAGAGGGAAATAAATATATTACAGCATCATTCATATTGAATTTCATATCCAGTTCGTTCATTATTCTAGTTTTACTTATCTTTAATAGAGACAATACTGTTAGAGCCATGTTACCCTTAATCTGGTTTTTATCTGCAGAGCAAATGTTTTTTGCTTTGTATAGGGCAAAGCAGAATATTCAAGAGTTCTTTTGGGTAAAAATTTTATCAAGCCTGGGACTGAAAATAATTTTTACTTGTATATTCTTTTATTTATATGGAGTAAATTCATTAAATATAATTATAGCTACATATATATCTACTGGTATATCCCTACTTTTCTATTTTATCAAGCAAAAGAAAATGTTTGGGGAATTTTTAATAACTAAGGAAGTAATAGGATATTCTCTTCCACTGGTGGTTGGGTCAATGATGTCAGTTATAATTAATAATATAGATATGATAATGATAGGAAATATATTAAATAAACAGGAAGTTGCCATTTATGATGTAGCAGCTAAATTTGCCACATTTCCTTCTATATTACTAACTGTGTTTAATACAGTATTTCCACCTATTGTTGCCAAGCTTTATCACGATGGAGAATTGGATAAACTTAGAAGCATGTACAAAGGATCGGCTAGAACACTTGCAGCTATATCAAGTGCAATCATTTTACTAATGATTATATTTAGACAAAATATATTAGCTTATTTTGGGCCAGATTTCATTAGAGGCCAATATGTTATAGTATTTAGAGGTATAGGTCAGCTAATAAATGCATCCGTCGGTAGTGTATGGTATATAGTATGTATGACTGGCCGTCCAAAAGTAAATATGGTGGGTAAGATTTTAGCCGCGTCAATCAACACGGTATTGAATCTAATACTTATACCTATTTGGGGAATTTCGGGGGCCGCACTCGCCAGTATGATTGCAGTAGGATTTGTAAACATATTGGGATATTCTATAGTTAAAAGAATCTTAAATGTAAAGGTTTTTGGAATTGTATAG
- a CDS encoding hydantoinase/oxoprolinase family protein, with protein sequence MIYRLGVDVGGTNTDAVIIDENLKLICSVKMPTTEDVSTGIFEAIHGVLEKSRIEKDKIKYAMLGTTQCTNAIVERKKLSKVGIIRLGSPATCSIEPMADWPEDLRKAVSENFNIVKGGYEFDGRELTSLDENEIRDIARKMKGKVEAIAISCVFSPIKADHEIMTAKIIREELGDISISMSHEVASMGLLERENATILNSALMSVAEIVTEGFREGLKKEGINDAKIFLCQNDGTLMSAEYTKRFPILTVACGPTNSIRGASFLSKMKNAIVLDVGGTTSDIGVIVNSFPRESSLATDVGGARTNFRMPDIIAIGLGGGTIIRKKDGTIKVGPDSVGYKLTEKALVFGGDTLTATDIAVKLGMADIGDASKLEHIDKEFAEETMDIMMGMIEAGIDKMKLSSEPVPVVLVGGGGIIVKDTLKGVSELIRPESFPVANAIGSAIAQVSGTFEKLFTLDTITRDEALQKAKDEAISIAIKAGADADTIEIVEVEDVPLAYHPGNAARMKVKAAGNLDINAG encoded by the coding sequence ATGATTTATAGATTAGGCGTAGATGTAGGGGGAACTAATACCGATGCAGTTATAATTGATGAAAATCTCAAGCTTATTTGTAGTGTAAAGATGCCGACTACTGAGGATGTAAGCACAGGAATATTTGAAGCAATTCACGGAGTTTTAGAAAAATCGAGAATAGAAAAGGATAAGATAAAATATGCCATGCTTGGAACCACCCAATGTACAAATGCAATTGTTGAGAGGAAGAAATTAAGTAAAGTTGGTATCATCAGATTAGGTTCTCCAGCAACATGCTCCATAGAACCTATGGCGGACTGGCCCGAGGATTTGAGAAAAGCGGTTAGTGAAAACTTTAATATAGTTAAGGGCGGATATGAATTTGATGGTAGAGAATTAACTTCTTTAGATGAAAATGAGATAAGAGATATTGCTAGGAAAATGAAGGGTAAGGTAGAAGCAATAGCTATATCCTGTGTTTTTTCTCCCATCAAGGCCGATCATGAAATAATGACAGCAAAAATTATTAGGGAAGAATTAGGGGATATATCTATTTCCATGTCCCACGAAGTTGCAAGCATGGGGCTTTTAGAAAGAGAGAATGCCACTATACTTAATTCAGCCCTTATGAGTGTTGCAGAAATAGTTACTGAAGGATTTAGAGAAGGGTTAAAAAAAGAAGGAATTAATGATGCGAAGATTTTCCTATGCCAAAATGATGGTACATTAATGAGTGCAGAATACACTAAAAGATTTCCAATTCTGACTGTGGCCTGTGGCCCAACAAACAGTATTAGAGGGGCTTCATTTTTAAGCAAAATGAAGAATGCTATAGTTCTAGATGTTGGTGGAACTACTAGCGACATAGGAGTTATAGTTAACTCTTTTCCAAGGGAATCTTCCCTGGCTACCGATGTAGGTGGGGCCAGAACTAATTTTAGGATGCCTGATATTATTGCCATTGGCCTTGGGGGCGGAACAATCATAAGAAAGAAGGATGGAACTATTAAGGTAGGCCCTGACAGCGTTGGTTATAAATTGACTGAAAAGGCACTAGTTTTTGGTGGTGATACCTTAACGGCTACGGATATTGCGGTTAAGCTAGGTATGGCGGATATAGGGGATGCATCAAAGCTAGAGCATATTGATAAAGAGTTTGCAGAGGAAACTATGGATATTATGATGGGAATGATTGAAGCTGGCATAGATAAGATGAAGTTGTCGTCGGAGCCCGTACCCGTTGTACTGGTAGGGGGAGGGGGAATAATAGTTAAAGATACCCTCAAAGGAGTGTCAGAGCTAATAAGACCAGAAAGCTTCCCCGTTGCAAATGCAATAGGTTCAGCTATAGCCCAGGTGAGTGGAACCTTTGAAAAGCTGTTTACCCTTGATACAATTACTAGGGATGAAGCTTTACAAAAAGCAAAGGATGAAGCTATTAGCATAGCAATAAAAGCAGGGGCCGATGCTGATACTATTGAGATAGTTGAGGTAGAAGATGTTCCTTTAGCCTATCACCCTGGAAATGCGGCTAGAATGAAGGTGAAAGCAGCAGGAAATCTAGATATTAATGCTGGTTAA
- a CDS encoding DUF917 domain-containing protein, whose protein sequence is MRKLDAQAIEDIALGAALLGTGGGGDPYIGKLMALQAIKKYGPVTMIDVDEVPDDAFIVPTAMMGAPTVLIEKIANGSEFKRAFEAMEKYYGKKIYATMPIEAGGVNSMVPLAVAAQMKVPIIDVDGMGRAFPELQMVTYHLHGITSSPMVITDEKGNVSVLDTISNSWSENIARAMTVAQGGSVMICIYPMTGKDIKQCGIRKIMTYSEDIGKSIRESNKHDIPPIKQLMDKIDGFELFKGKITDVLRETKGGFNFGTVKLEGLEEYRGEKCEVNFQNENLVAKKGDEVLATTPDLICLVDLENITPITTDALRYGRRVLVIGLKCDKQWRTDKGIETVGPKYFGYDIDYVPIEERMKGAW, encoded by the coding sequence ATGAGAAAATTAGATGCTCAAGCTATCGAGGATATAGCTTTAGGAGCTGCACTTTTAGGAACCGGTGGTGGAGGGGACCCCTATATAGGGAAATTAATGGCCCTACAAGCAATCAAAAAATATGGACCTGTTACTATGATAGATGTAGATGAAGTCCCAGATGATGCTTTTATTGTTCCAACGGCAATGATGGGGGCACCTACTGTACTCATAGAGAAGATAGCCAATGGATCGGAATTCAAAAGAGCCTTTGAAGCAATGGAAAAATATTATGGAAAAAAGATATATGCTACTATGCCCATTGAAGCAGGAGGAGTTAATTCCATGGTACCTTTAGCTGTGGCGGCACAAATGAAAGTACCGATTATCGATGTTGATGGGATGGGTAGAGCATTTCCAGAGCTACAAATGGTGACATATCATCTACATGGGATAACCTCATCACCTATGGTTATTACAGATGAAAAGGGGAATGTATCAGTACTTGATACCATTAGCAACAGTTGGTCTGAAAATATAGCCAGAGCCATGACCGTTGCTCAGGGGGGTTCTGTAATGATATGCATATACCCTATGACAGGTAAGGATATAAAACAATGTGGTATTAGAAAAATCATGACCTATTCTGAAGATATAGGAAAATCCATAAGGGAGTCAAATAAACATGATATACCTCCTATTAAGCAGCTTATGGATAAAATAGATGGCTTCGAGCTTTTTAAGGGTAAAATCACGGATGTACTGAGAGAAACTAAGGGTGGCTTTAATTTTGGTACTGTGAAACTAGAGGGTTTAGAAGAATATAGGGGAGAAAAATGCGAGGTGAATTTCCAGAATGAGAATCTTGTGGCTAAGAAAGGTGATGAAGTTTTAGCTACGACGCCGGATTTAATTTGTTTAGTTGATTTAGAAAATATTACTCCAATAACTACCGATGCATTGAGATATGGAAGACGTGTTCTTGTTATAGGATTAAAATGTGATAAGCAATGGAGAACCGACAAAGGCATAGAAACTGTTGGGCCTAAATATTTTGGTTATGATATTGATTATGTCCCTATAGAGGAACGTATGAAAGGAGCTTGGTAG
- a CDS encoding cytosine permease encodes MTENNQTSSKQKRLKSVPMEQRQSWGSIALIWIGSMICVPSLMIGGLLVSGLTVAQAFWAGAIGYSIVVLYMCFQGMQASDTGLPTVGAASSAFGENGSRLIISLALGIACLGWFGFQANVCGSAFSGILASSVGINIPIWMSSLIWGFIMLITAIYGFNALKYLNYIAVPALVLVSIYGVYASFAKHGTEILSSHQPAQPMSFLAGIALTVGSFALGGVIAGDYSRYAKGRGDVIKSSVFGVVPAGIAMITMGGLMSLVSGTYDITMVLTELGVPSLGLIALILATWTTNTVNAYSGGLAITNLFNLDDSKRSMATAIAGILGTVLAVAGIINYFVNFLMILTSAIPPVAGVMIADYWLVKGGKSEDFKAKAGINVIGVASWFIGSVVAIGIKKGIQPINGIIVSMVIYYLIYKFASKND; translated from the coding sequence TTGACAGAAAATAACCAAACATCATCAAAACAAAAAAGATTAAAAAGTGTACCTATGGAACAAAGGCAATCATGGGGTAGTATTGCACTCATATGGATTGGTTCAATGATATGTGTCCCATCATTAATGATAGGTGGTCTTTTGGTATCGGGCTTAACCGTGGCACAAGCTTTTTGGGCAGGTGCTATAGGCTATAGTATAGTTGTACTTTATATGTGCTTCCAAGGTATGCAAGCCTCAGATACAGGACTTCCCACCGTAGGGGCAGCATCCAGTGCCTTTGGAGAAAATGGTTCAAGACTAATTATTTCACTTGCTTTAGGTATTGCATGTCTAGGGTGGTTTGGTTTTCAAGCCAATGTATGTGGATCTGCCTTTAGTGGAATCTTGGCATCTTCGGTGGGTATAAATATTCCTATTTGGATGTCATCGTTGATTTGGGGATTTATAATGCTTATAACTGCAATTTATGGTTTTAATGCTTTGAAATACTTAAATTATATAGCAGTTCCTGCATTAGTTTTAGTATCCATATATGGAGTGTATGCTTCCTTTGCCAAGCATGGGACTGAAATATTATCCAGTCATCAGCCAGCTCAGCCAATGAGCTTTTTGGCAGGTATAGCTTTAACAGTTGGGTCCTTTGCCTTAGGAGGAGTTATTGCTGGTGATTATTCAAGGTATGCAAAGGGTAGAGGTGATGTTATTAAATCCTCTGTTTTTGGAGTAGTGCCAGCGGGTATAGCAATGATTACAATGGGAGGGTTAATGAGCTTAGTTTCAGGAACCTATGACATAACTATGGTACTCACAGAGCTAGGAGTTCCTTCTTTGGGGCTTATTGCTTTGATTTTGGCCACATGGACAACCAATACCGTTAACGCTTATTCTGGAGGCTTAGCTATAACAAACCTATTTAATCTAGATGATTCTAAAAGAAGTATGGCAACGGCAATAGCAGGAATCCTTGGAACTGTCCTTGCAGTGGCAGGAATTATAAATTATTTTGTAAACTTTTTAATGATTCTAACCTCCGCCATTCCTCCAGTAGCTGGAGTTATGATTGCCGATTATTGGCTGGTTAAGGGGGGCAAGTCGGAGGACTTTAAAGCCAAGGCTGGTATTAATGTAATTGGTGTTGCTTCATGGTTTATTGGGAGTGTAGTAGCTATAGGTATTAAAAAAGGTATACAACCAATTAATGGGATCATTGTCTCAATGGTTATTTACTATTTAATATATAAATTCGCATCAAAAAATGATTAA
- a CDS encoding sigma 54-interacting transcriptional regulator, translating into MKTISPSIFLTSLAKGLDCTIYYFDEEKTLMKARSRHSMTFKSLYTLSKGQRKEFIASTHPIIKTWETTFEGSNINIQGIYTPILDEKKGLLWLFFKEYKDFSLTKDSYLDFDDNLVNMLNTLCETITLLISLDDIKEKNSLYSQSAAFIGNLISNGLMLYDKEDKLLFYNKSAERMGITNIDSTKLSNNKIFNMNTNELYLGNKLVGKLKYTSNQANFKNNLEYEKNSIKSFNKIIGKDPRINRVLSIVNQVAPTDGTVLLRGESGTGKEEYAKLIHTLSNRRNRPFIALNCAAIPENLLESELFGYEGGSFTGAKKEGKIGKFQMADTGTLFLDEIGDMPTSIQVKLLRVLQERYIEPVGSNKEIPIDVRIICATHQNLEDKIAMNEFREDLYYRINVIPIDIPSLNNRHDDIELLLTYYVKKYCISQRKGFMAFSYAAMKILKNYHWQGNIRELMNVIEYCVTMSNKSIIDVSDLPAYIKNDKPTGTQNLSTSRNQRPNRPTAEELYELVRQFGKDTEGKKNLAKHLDISLATLYRWLSKYNIKN; encoded by the coding sequence ATGAAAACAATATCACCTTCTATTTTTCTCACCAGCTTAGCCAAGGGATTGGATTGTACTATTTATTACTTTGATGAAGAAAAAACCTTAATGAAGGCAAGAAGTAGGCATTCAATGACCTTTAAATCCCTTTATACTCTGAGTAAAGGGCAAAGAAAAGAATTTATCGCTAGCACGCATCCTATTATCAAAACATGGGAGACTACTTTTGAAGGCAGCAATATCAATATCCAAGGGATTTACACTCCTATTCTCGATGAAAAAAAAGGTCTATTATGGTTATTTTTTAAGGAGTATAAAGATTTCAGCTTAACCAAGGACTCATATTTAGATTTTGATGATAATTTAGTAAATATGCTTAACACATTATGCGAAACAATTACTTTACTAATATCTTTAGATGATATAAAGGAAAAAAATTCCCTCTACAGTCAATCAGCCGCTTTTATTGGAAACCTAATATCCAATGGACTTATGCTTTATGATAAGGAAGATAAACTTTTATTTTATAACAAATCAGCGGAAAGAATGGGTATAACAAATATCGATTCCACTAAATTATCGAACAATAAAATCTTCAATATGAATACTAATGAGTTGTATTTAGGAAACAAATTAGTGGGGAAACTAAAATACACTTCAAATCAAGCTAATTTTAAAAACAACTTAGAATATGAAAAAAACTCAATTAAAAGCTTTAATAAAATCATTGGAAAAGATCCTAGAATCAACAGAGTATTATCCATTGTTAATCAAGTGGCACCAACCGATGGCACCGTACTTTTGAGGGGTGAAAGTGGTACAGGCAAAGAGGAATATGCAAAATTAATACACACCCTAAGTAATAGAAGGAATAGACCATTTATAGCTTTAAACTGTGCGGCAATACCCGAAAATCTTCTTGAAAGCGAACTCTTCGGATATGAGGGTGGTTCCTTCACAGGAGCAAAAAAAGAAGGAAAAATAGGTAAATTCCAAATGGCTGATACGGGAACTCTATTTTTAGATGAAATAGGAGATATGCCTACTTCTATACAAGTCAAATTATTGAGGGTATTGCAGGAAAGATATATCGAACCCGTGGGAAGCAATAAAGAAATCCCCATAGATGTAAGGATAATTTGTGCTACACATCAAAACTTAGAAGATAAAATAGCTATGAATGAATTTAGAGAGGATCTTTATTATCGCATAAATGTAATTCCAATAGATATTCCTTCATTAAACAATAGACATGATGATATAGAGCTTTTATTGACATACTACGTTAAAAAATACTGCATTTCCCAAAGGAAGGGCTTCATGGCATTCTCCTATGCTGCAATGAAGATTTTAAAAAACTATCACTGGCAAGGAAATATAAGAGAATTAATGAATGTTATTGAGTATTGTGTTACTATGTCAAATAAAAGCATTATAGATGTATCGGATTTACCTGCATATATTAAAAACGATAAGCCTACTGGTACTCAAAATCTCTCAACAAGTAGAAATCAAAGACCTAACAGACCCACAGCGGAAGAATTATATGAGCTTGTAAGGCAATTCGGGAAAGACACAGAGGGTAAAAAGAATTTAGCTAAGCACCTAGATATAAGCCTAGCAACATTATATAGATGGCTTTCTAAATATAATATAAAAAACTAA
- a CDS encoding DUF917 domain-containing protein, with protein sequence MKHIDLNWIKPLFLGSIFLGVGGGGKANNILSFCEEIFSKGLTIPLLDIEDLEETNNYAAVGLIGSPEVIDDFYCTGKEGIKALETLQSITKAEVKGIFTLECAGVNVLYPILVASLLELPFIDGDSMGRAFPELQMTTFHLNKQPLMPFILCNTGLRIYEYYDVDNFLLDLNIRHVLSEYNNIGFFASCASKGSSLRKMLIPRTLSFTYEIGKVFMDISSYEDIINNLIKSTKNSIYGASIELFLGEIDNIENVDHKNWQSIYMKGIKHYKGEAFQILTQNENLIAYKNNALAAMAPDLISLISLDTLTPISNNDLSKGMKVAVIGTPAPLVWKTIDGLNIVGPKCFGYKSPYKPLEKLYFNYYY encoded by the coding sequence ATGAAGCATATAGATTTAAACTGGATAAAGCCCTTGTTTTTAGGCAGTATTTTTTTAGGTGTTGGTGGAGGGGGAAAAGCTAACAATATATTGTCTTTCTGTGAGGAGATTTTTTCAAAGGGATTAACTATTCCACTGCTAGACATTGAGGATTTAGAGGAAACCAATAATTATGCTGCGGTGGGTTTAATAGGATCTCCAGAGGTAATTGATGATTTTTATTGTACGGGTAAGGAAGGAATAAAAGCCTTGGAAACATTACAATCCATTACCAAGGCTGAGGTTAAGGGCATTTTCACCCTTGAATGTGCAGGTGTTAATGTACTATACCCCATTCTTGTTGCTAGCTTATTAGAACTTCCCTTTATTGATGGTGATAGTATGGGTAGAGCATTTCCAGAGCTTCAAATGACGACATTCCATTTAAACAAGCAGCCTTTGATGCCCTTTATACTTTGCAATACTGGGCTAAGAATATACGAATACTATGATGTTGATAATTTTTTACTTGATTTAAATATACGTCATGTTCTAAGTGAGTATAATAATATTGGTTTCTTTGCTTCCTGTGCTTCAAAGGGCAGCAGCTTAAGAAAAATGTTGATTCCAAGAACTCTATCTTTTACCTATGAAATAGGTAAAGTTTTCATGGATATTTCATCCTATGAGGATATTATAAATAATTTAATAAAGTCCACTAAAAATTCAATTTACGGAGCTAGTATTGAATTATTTCTAGGAGAAATTGATAATATAGAAAATGTTGACCATAAAAACTGGCAATCAATTTATATGAAGGGTATAAAGCATTATAAAGGAGAAGCGTTTCAAATTTTGACCCAGAACGAAAATCTAATAGCCTATAAAAACAATGCCCTAGCAGCAATGGCACCGGATTTGATTAGCTTAATAAGCTTGGATACATTAACACCTATTAGCAATAACGATTTATCCAAAGGGATGAAAGTAGCTGTTATAGGGACACCAGCTCCCCTTGTATGGAAAACCATAGATGGATTGAATATTGTTGGCCCTAAATGCTTTGGCTATAAATCCCCCTACAAGCCTTTAGAAAAGCTTTATTTTAACTATTACTATTAA
- the ybaK gene encoding Cys-tRNA(Pro) deacylase → MAKAKKTNAMRILDQNDIDYSIFNYDKNDGKIDGISVAAKIGKDPKHVYKTLVVQGNSKNIYVFVIPVAEELDLKKAARVSGEKKVELIPVKEILKVTGYIRGGCSPIGMKKSYKTFIDISAGEIHEIIVSAGKIGAQMELRVRDLINIIEGQLEDIIK, encoded by the coding sequence ATGGCTAAAGCTAAAAAAACAAATGCCATGCGGATTCTAGATCAAAATGATATTGATTATAGTATCTTTAATTATGACAAAAACGATGGGAAGATAGATGGTATATCAGTAGCAGCTAAAATAGGCAAAGACCCGAAGCACGTATATAAGACCCTTGTAGTTCAAGGAAATAGCAAAAATATTTATGTTTTTGTAATACCCGTGGCTGAGGAGTTGGATTTAAAAAAAGCTGCAAGGGTATCTGGAGAAAAAAAGGTTGAATTGATTCCCGTTAAGGAAATATTAAAGGTGACTGGCTATATTAGAGGAGGATGCTCTCCAATAGGAATGAAGAAAAGCTATAAAACCTTTATAGATATTAGTGCAGGCGAAATTCATGAGATTATCGTAAGTGCAGGAAAAATAGGAGCCCAAATGGAGCTAAGGGTAAGGGACCTAATTAATATAATTGAAGGACAGCTAGAAGATATAATAAAATGA
- a CDS encoding ATP-grasp domain-containing protein has translation MGLKIGVIFDQSHGIVGNTIETRCADNQKQKTKEEVCRVLKKRYDVVEIIADKNIIQNLRDSKIDLAFPLCTGIRGECRQSHVPAILEMLGIPYVGSGILGHSLALSKSIAKQIFDYNNISTPAFQIFNTIKEKLDSNLKFPLIVKPSCEGSGFGIHKDSVVYNERDLIKKVKSLLKEYRPPVLVEEFIEGRELTVALIGNGNQKEFLPIMEIDFEDIPEEFGKFYTFEVKSKFDKKTKYLCPAPLNPQIQQSVKYNAKRAFDVLGCKDFARIDIRLRGNKPYILEINSLPGLKPQYSDLPKMALKAGLSYEDLIFEIVGTAINRLEQDKVTINSVLTKKGIS, from the coding sequence ATGGGATTAAAGATTGGGGTGATTTTTGATCAGTCACATGGGATTGTTGGGAATACAATAGAGACAAGGTGTGCTGATAACCAGAAACAAAAAACAAAAGAGGAAGTATGTAGGGTATTAAAAAAGAGATATGATGTAGTAGAAATTATAGCTGATAAAAATATTATCCAGAATTTAAGGGATAGTAAAATTGATTTAGCTTTTCCATTATGTACTGGCATTCGAGGAGAATGTAGACAATCGCATGTACCGGCAATTCTAGAAATGCTAGGGATACCATATGTTGGATCGGGAATTTTGGGACATTCCCTAGCTTTAAGTAAATCCATTGCAAAACAAATATTTGATTATAATAACATTTCTACACCTGCATTTCAAATATTCAATACTATAAAAGAGAAATTAGACTCGAACCTAAAATTTCCACTGATCGTAAAACCTTCTTGTGAAGGCTCGGGATTTGGTATCCACAAGGATAGTGTAGTATACAATGAAAGGGATCTAATTAAAAAAGTGAAAAGCTTACTTAAAGAATATCGACCACCTGTTTTGGTTGAAGAGTTTATAGAAGGTAGAGAATTGACAGTGGCTTTAATTGGGAATGGAAATCAAAAGGAGTTTCTTCCTATAATGGAGATTGATTTTGAGGATATTCCTGAAGAATTTGGTAAATTTTATACATTTGAAGTAAAATCTAAGTTTGATAAAAAAACAAAATATTTATGCCCGGCTCCATTAAATCCTCAAATCCAACAATCGGTAAAGTATAATGCTAAGAGAGCATTTGATGTCCTTGGTTGTAAAGATTTTGCGAGGATAGATATAAGACTAAGGGGAAATAAGCCCTATATACTTGAAATAAATAGTTTGCCAGGGTTAAAGCCCCAGTATAGTGATTTACCCAAGATGGCGTTAAAGGCAGGTTTATCCTACGAAGATCTAATATTTGAGATTGTGGGTACTGCCATAAATAGGTTGGAACAAGATAAAGTAACTATAAATTCAGTCTTAACCAAAAAGGGCATATCGTAG
- a CDS encoding RDD family protein: MNKIRITTPENIEIEYRLAGLGARAAAAVIDILIQTLAIAVIIITLVAFKIDPAELYEDYQGWVIGAAILVIWVIVYGYFIIFEMAMNGMTPGKKIFGLRTIRNNGQPITIKHSIIRNLFRIIIDLYGVGVVLMFFSKQHKRVGDNIASTIVIVEEKNGIYGPLEIKASEKSNYKYSITRKEYTLLKNYLYRKDKLGQNIIQLEKKLGDYFTEKLEITKAEGEYNIFLNELFQQAVVND; the protein is encoded by the coding sequence ATGAATAAGATAAGAATTACAACTCCTGAAAATATTGAGATTGAGTACAGGCTGGCGGGGTTAGGTGCTAGAGCTGCAGCTGCAGTCATAGATATACTTATTCAAACCCTAGCGATAGCAGTAATAATAATAACCTTAGTTGCTTTTAAAATAGATCCAGCAGAGTTGTACGAGGACTATCAAGGATGGGTAATAGGTGCAGCTATCCTTGTCATATGGGTAATTGTTTATGGATATTTTATAATATTTGAAATGGCTATGAATGGAATGACACCTGGTAAAAAGATTTTTGGACTTAGAACCATTCGAAATAATGGACAACCGATAACCATAAAGCATTCCATAATTAGAAATCTATTTAGAATCATAATAGATCTATATGGAGTAGGTGTTGTGTTAATGTTTTTTTCAAAACAACACAAAAGAGTAGGTGATAATATCGCGTCTACCATTGTTATAGTAGAAGAAAAAAATGGGATTTACGGACCTTTGGAAATAAAAGCTAGTGAAAAAAGCAACTATAAATATTCTATTACAAGGAAGGAATATACCTTACTGAAAAACTATCTTTATAGAAAAGATAAGCTAGGTCAAAACATTATTCAACTAGAGAAGAAGTTAGGAGATTATTTTACAGAAAAACTTGAAATCACAAAAGCTGAAGGAGAATATAATATATTTTTAAATGAGCTATTTCAGCAGGCTGTAGTTAATGATTAA